The Paenibacillus sp. MBLB1832 genome has a window encoding:
- a CDS encoding NAD(P)/FAD-dependent oxidoreductase, whose amino-acid sequence MNQADSIIVGGGIAGLQAAIQLGRYEHRVLVIDAGNGRSSLCRSYRNLLGWPDGVSGEHLRQVGRGQAEKLGVTFIEDEVVQAVAKGKIGDGFELWGKSGRGYEGRTLLLATGLLDRMPELPGLKECLGLTVYVCPDCDGYEVMDKHTIVMGSGDAGAAMAIKLRWRTDRVTYVNHKQRAVSSKMADEMREKGITYVAEDLAEVKVKVPGRFSGVKLASGVMIEAERAFIAFGGNEVKSDLARQLGAERMENRHIMTDPRSKMTSVPFVWAAGDVGVHAEQVSIAMGEGAQAAIWMNKALLRMNEEANVHRVVIRS is encoded by the coding sequence ATGAATCAGGCGGATAGCATTATTGTTGGCGGAGGCATTGCAGGCTTACAGGCTGCCATTCAATTAGGAAGGTACGAACACCGTGTGCTCGTCATTGACGCAGGAAATGGCCGATCTTCCTTGTGCAGGAGCTATCGGAACCTGTTGGGCTGGCCTGATGGTGTCTCTGGTGAACATTTGCGCCAAGTTGGAAGAGGACAAGCGGAGAAGCTTGGTGTTACGTTTATCGAAGATGAAGTGGTACAAGCTGTGGCCAAAGGGAAAATTGGCGACGGCTTTGAGTTGTGGGGCAAGAGCGGCCGCGGCTATGAAGGTCGGACACTGCTGCTCGCGACAGGGTTACTGGACCGAATGCCTGAACTGCCAGGACTGAAGGAATGCTTAGGGTTAACGGTCTATGTCTGCCCCGATTGCGACGGCTATGAAGTCATGGATAAACATACGATTGTCATGGGCTCTGGAGATGCGGGAGCTGCGATGGCGATCAAGCTTCGCTGGCGAACGGATCGCGTTACCTATGTGAATCATAAGCAGCGGGCTGTGAGCTCTAAGATGGCAGATGAGATGCGGGAGAAAGGAATCACTTATGTCGCGGAAGATCTCGCTGAGGTTAAGGTGAAGGTGCCAGGGCGGTTCAGTGGAGTTAAGCTCGCGAGCGGAGTGATGATAGAGGCAGAGCGTGCATTCATCGCGTTCGGCGGCAATGAAGTGAAGTCGGACCTGGCGCGTCAGCTCGGCGCGGAACGGATGGAGAATCGACATATTATGACCGATCCCCGCAGCAAAATGACCAGCGTCCCCTTCGTCTGGGCCGCTGGTGATGTAGGTGTTCATGCGGAGCAAGTGTCCATCGCGATGGGGGAAGGCGCCCAAGCCGCGATCTGGATGAACAAAGCGCTGCTGCGCATGAATGAAGAAGCGAATGTCCATCGGGTTGTCATTCGCTCTTAA
- a CDS encoding DUF2161 domain-containing phosphodiesterase produces the protein MPIQNETELYAPVKHYFEQRGYTVRGEVKHCDLVAIRGDEPPVIVELKKSFNIPLLVQAIDRLKLTQDVYVAFELPNKGKAPHRLQWEDIRRLCRMLGLGVLTVQFYKRKQPTVDLVCEPTPYMLRSNKRASLKLVTEFHERSGDYNVGGSNKMKLMTAYREKSLHCVHLLKLHGPLSPRQLREFTNNKAVPSLLQQNYYGWFIRQSRGIYHLTPSGEKALVDYAHVAASFPPSSQFKSE, from the coding sequence ATGCCGATCCAAAACGAAACCGAGCTCTATGCCCCGGTCAAACACTATTTCGAACAGCGTGGCTACACGGTGCGCGGCGAAGTTAAGCACTGTGATTTAGTCGCTATACGAGGCGACGAGCCACCTGTCATTGTCGAGTTAAAAAAGAGCTTTAACATCCCGCTCCTCGTGCAAGCCATCGATCGGCTGAAGCTGACCCAAGACGTGTACGTCGCTTTCGAGCTGCCGAACAAAGGAAAAGCCCCCCATCGCTTGCAATGGGAGGACATTCGCCGTCTTTGTCGTATGCTGGGACTAGGTGTATTGACCGTACAATTCTACAAACGCAAACAGCCCACAGTCGACCTCGTCTGTGAGCCTACTCCCTATATGCTGCGATCGAACAAACGAGCGTCCTTAAAGCTGGTTACCGAATTCCATGAACGCAGCGGCGACTATAATGTGGGCGGCAGCAACAAAATGAAGCTCATGACCGCCTACCGTGAGAAATCGCTGCATTGTGTGCATCTGCTGAAGCTCCATGGACCGCTAAGCCCTCGCCAGCTGCGCGAATTCACGAACAACAAAGCCGTCCCCTCGCTGCTCCAGCAAAATTATTACGGCTGGTTCATCCGTCAGAGCCGCGGCATTTACCATCTCACGCCTTCTGGCGAGAAAGCTTTAGTCGACTACGCGCACGTAGCGGCCAGCTTCCCGCCATCTAGCCAATTTAAGAGCGAATGA
- the galU gene encoding UTP--glucose-1-phosphate uridylyltransferase GalU, whose translation MEKRIRKAIIPAAGLGTRFLPATKAMPKEMLPIVDKPTIQYIVEEAIESGIEDIIIVTGKGKRAIEDHFDSAFELEYNLLEKGKHDLLEEVLKPGKVEIHFIRQKEAKGLGHAVWCARRFIGNEPFAVLLGDDIVSAETPCLKQLMDQFELSQSSVIGVQPVSDQETKRYGIVDPISKNGDLYKVRRFVEKPAPGTAPSNLAIMGRYILTPEIFDFLELQETGAGGEIQLTDAISRLNEIQDVFAFQFEGQRYDVGEKLGFILTSVDFALKNDELKAPLLRALEDVLHREKQLQLTHG comes from the coding sequence ATGGAAAAGAGAATTAGAAAAGCGATTATCCCAGCTGCTGGCTTAGGAACTAGATTTCTGCCTGCAACCAAAGCGATGCCGAAAGAAATGCTTCCGATCGTAGATAAACCAACCATTCAATACATCGTTGAAGAAGCCATTGAATCTGGTATTGAAGACATTATTATCGTAACAGGTAAAGGGAAAAGAGCGATTGAGGATCATTTCGATAGTGCTTTTGAGTTAGAGTACAATTTGCTGGAAAAAGGAAAACACGATCTTCTTGAAGAGGTTCTTAAGCCAGGTAAAGTTGAAATTCATTTCATTAGGCAAAAAGAAGCCAAAGGCCTGGGTCACGCAGTATGGTGTGCTAGACGTTTTATTGGTAATGAACCATTCGCTGTTCTACTAGGAGATGACATTGTAAGCGCTGAAACACCGTGCCTAAAGCAATTAATGGATCAATTTGAATTATCTCAATCCTCGGTAATTGGTGTTCAACCCGTTAGCGATCAAGAGACCAAACGGTATGGTATTGTTGACCCCATTAGCAAAAATGGTGACTTGTACAAGGTTCGACGCTTTGTAGAAAAGCCTGCCCCTGGCACGGCGCCTTCAAATTTGGCGATAATGGGACGCTATATTTTAACTCCAGAAATATTTGATTTTCTCGAACTTCAGGAAACAGGTGCAGGCGGGGAAATCCAATTAACAGATGCAATCTCCCGACTGAACGAGATACAGGATGTATTCGCCTTCCAATTTGAAGGACAAAGGTATGATGTGGGAGAGAAGCTTGGTTTTATTCTCACTTCGGTCGATTTCGCTTTGAAAAATGATGAACTTAAGGCTCCGCTTTTACGAGCCTTAGAAGATGTTCTTCATAGAGAAAAGCAGTTACAACTTACACATGGCTAG
- a CDS encoding PrkA family serine protein kinase yields the protein MDIFKRISEHRTEKDSLSWTGTFAEYIELLRSNPGLARTAHSRVYDMIASQGINDQSGTKSYKFFNSEIFGLDRAIEKLVEEYFHSAARRLDVRKRILLLMGPVSGGKSTIVTMLKRGLEQFSKTNLGAVYAIKGCPMHEEPLHLIPQELRLEIERELGVKIEGSLCPSCQMRLKTEYNGCIEDVHIERVFVSEEGRVGIGTFSPSDPKSQDIADLTGSIDFSTITEFGSESDPRAYRFDGELNKANRGIMEFQEMLKCDEKFLWNLLSLTQEGNFKAGRFALISADELIIAHTNETEYKSFIANKKNEALQSRMIVMPIPYNLRVSDEEKIYYKLIGQSDMSHIHIAPHALRVAAIFSILTRLKETKKQGMDLIKKMRMYDGEVVEGYKEADLKEMQNEYQEEGMSGIDPRYVINRISSALIRQDLQCINALDVLRALKDGLDQHPSITKDERERFLNFISVARKEYDDIAKKEVQKAFVYSFEESARTIFDNYLDNIEAYCNWGKIKDPLTGEEMDPDERLMRSIEEQIGISENAKKAFREEILIRISSYSRKGRRFDYSSHERLREAIEKKLFADLKDIVKITTSTKTPDEKQLKKINDVTKQLIDEHGYCPVCANELLRYVGSLLNR from the coding sequence ATGGACATATTCAAAAGAATTTCAGAGCATCGTACGGAGAAGGATTCATTGAGCTGGACCGGTACGTTCGCGGAGTACATAGAATTGCTTCGCAGTAATCCTGGACTCGCGAGAACAGCACATTCGAGGGTCTATGATATGATTGCGTCCCAGGGCATCAATGACCAGAGCGGCACCAAATCCTACAAATTTTTCAACTCAGAGATTTTCGGACTGGATCGTGCCATTGAGAAGCTGGTGGAAGAATATTTCCATTCCGCTGCCCGTCGTTTGGATGTTCGCAAACGGATTTTGTTGCTAATGGGTCCTGTAAGCGGTGGGAAATCCACAATTGTGACCATGTTGAAGCGAGGATTAGAACAATTCTCCAAAACAAATTTAGGTGCTGTCTACGCCATCAAAGGGTGTCCTATGCATGAAGAGCCGCTGCATCTCATTCCTCAGGAGCTGCGATTAGAGATCGAGCGAGAGCTTGGCGTGAAAATCGAGGGAAGCCTATGTCCGTCCTGCCAGATGCGTCTGAAAACGGAATACAACGGCTGCATCGAGGATGTACATATTGAGCGTGTTTTTGTATCGGAAGAAGGTCGTGTCGGTATTGGTACGTTTAGTCCGTCGGATCCAAAGTCCCAGGATATCGCCGACTTGACAGGCAGCATCGACTTCTCCACAATCACAGAGTTCGGCTCCGAGTCTGATCCGCGTGCCTATCGATTTGACGGCGAGCTGAATAAGGCGAACAGGGGAATCATGGAGTTCCAGGAGATGCTGAAGTGCGATGAGAAGTTCCTCTGGAATTTGCTCTCCCTCACGCAAGAGGGGAATTTCAAAGCGGGTCGCTTCGCGCTGATCAGTGCGGATGAGTTGATCATCGCGCATACCAATGAAACTGAGTATAAATCTTTTATCGCGAATAAGAAAAATGAAGCCCTGCAGTCTCGGATGATCGTCATGCCGATTCCTTACAATTTGCGAGTCTCCGACGAAGAAAAAATTTACTACAAACTCATCGGGCAAAGCGATATGTCCCATATCCATATTGCACCTCATGCGTTGCGTGTGGCCGCTATCTTCTCGATTCTGACACGTTTGAAGGAAACGAAGAAGCAAGGCATGGATCTCATCAAAAAAATGCGCATGTACGACGGCGAAGTCGTCGAAGGCTACAAAGAAGCCGATCTGAAGGAAATGCAGAATGAGTACCAAGAAGAGGGCATGAGCGGTATTGACCCGCGGTATGTCATCAACCGAATTTCCAGTGCCTTGATCCGCCAGGATCTTCAATGTATTAACGCGTTAGATGTGCTGCGCGCCTTGAAGGACGGCCTGGATCAGCATCCATCGATCACCAAAGATGAGCGCGAGCGTTTCCTCAATTTCATCTCGGTGGCCCGTAAGGAATATGACGATATTGCCAAGAAAGAAGTGCAGAAAGCGTTCGTGTACTCCTTCGAGGAGTCGGCTAGAACGATTTTCGACAACTACTTGGATAATATTGAGGCCTACTGCAATTGGGGGAAAATCAAGGATCCGTTAACTGGCGAGGAAATGGACCCAGATGAGCGCCTCATGCGTTCAATCGAGGAACAGATTGGTATTTCTGAAAATGCGAAAAAAGCATTCCGCGAAGAAATTCTGATCCGCATCTCTTCCTACTCACGCAAAGGCAGAAGGTTTGACTACAGCAGCCACGAGCGCTTACGTGAAGCGATTGAGAAAAAGCTTTTCGCTGATCTGAAGGATATCGTGAAAATTACGACATCCACCAAAACACCGGATGAGAAGCAACTGAAGAAAATAAACGATGTGACCAAACAGCTGATCGATGAGCATGGGTACTGCCCAGTCTGCGCCAATGAGTTGTTAAGATACGTGGGCAGTTTGCTGAACAGATAG
- a CDS encoding YveK family protein, whose amino-acid sequence MELDLKDYLKIIRKRVWMIVAIVVVATVSTGIISFLFMEPIYQASTKLIVNKSNDQVGVSQVDLNTVNLNIRLIDTYKEIIRTPRIMDKVVSEYPHLNITAEQLVEKVKVSSVNNTQVMTLIVQDPSYTRAASIANAVSIVFQDEIPKIMKVDNISLLNEAKDMEGPIPVKPNKKLNVAISFVVSLMIALGVAFLLEYLNDQLTTEEEVEQYLGLPTLAMITKMKPEDFQNHHSKQTNEQRVGGRSDVKLNQ is encoded by the coding sequence ATGGAACTGGATTTAAAGGATTACTTGAAAATTATAAGGAAAAGGGTGTGGATGATTGTCGCAATTGTTGTTGTAGCAACAGTATCAACGGGGATTATCAGCTTTTTGTTTATGGAACCGATCTACCAAGCTTCGACCAAACTAATTGTCAATAAATCCAATGATCAAGTAGGCGTCTCCCAAGTTGACCTGAATACAGTCAATTTGAACATTAGACTCATTGATACATACAAAGAAATCATTCGTACACCGCGAATTATGGACAAAGTCGTATCCGAATACCCACATTTGAATATAACAGCCGAGCAGCTTGTAGAGAAAGTGAAAGTGAGCTCAGTTAACAATACACAAGTTATGACTCTCATTGTTCAAGATCCTTCGTATACACGGGCAGCGAGCATTGCAAATGCCGTGTCCATCGTATTCCAAGACGAGATTCCGAAGATTATGAAAGTCGATAATATTTCTTTGCTGAATGAAGCCAAAGATATGGAAGGGCCCATTCCAGTTAAGCCGAATAAAAAGTTAAATGTCGCGATCTCCTTTGTCGTTTCGCTGATGATTGCGTTAGGTGTTGCCTTCTTGTTGGAGTATTTGAACGATCAACTGACAACAGAGGAAGAAGTAGAGCAGTACTTAGGACTACCTACCTTAGCCATGATCACCAAGATGAAGCCAGAAGACTTCCAGAACCATCACAGCAAGCAGACCAATGAACAAAGAGTGGGAGGGCGTTCCGATGTCAAACTCAACCAGTAA
- a CDS encoding CpsD/CapB family tyrosine-protein kinase, with the protein MSNSTSKRPIITHQNPKSPISEAYRALRTNIQFSSIDEELRVIMVTSAGPGEGKSTTLVNLAVAYAQSDKKVLIIDGDLRKPTMHHTLRVSNRWGLTNLLTNQLTVREVLQDTFIPNLQIITSGPIPPNPSEILASKKMLSAIEELKQQFDIILIDAPPAIAVTDSQIISTRADGVILVVNSDKTKRDAVMKAKQNLDNVRARILGVVLNNVDRKNKDAYYYYYGESQ; encoded by the coding sequence ATGTCAAACTCAACCAGTAAAAGACCGATCATCACACATCAGAATCCCAAATCTCCCATTTCGGAAGCGTATCGCGCACTAAGAACCAATATTCAATTCTCATCGATCGATGAGGAATTAAGAGTGATTATGGTGACCTCCGCAGGTCCTGGAGAAGGGAAGTCCACCACACTCGTCAACCTAGCCGTAGCTTACGCGCAATCAGATAAGAAAGTACTCATCATCGACGGTGATCTTCGTAAACCAACCATGCATCACACCCTGCGGGTATCGAATCGTTGGGGGCTTACCAATCTGCTTACGAATCAACTGACCGTTCGTGAAGTATTGCAAGACACGTTCATTCCTAATTTGCAAATTATTACATCAGGCCCTATCCCGCCGAATCCTTCAGAGATTCTGGCTTCCAAGAAGATGCTAAGTGCCATCGAAGAGCTGAAACAGCAGTTCGATATTATCCTAATCGACGCTCCACCTGCTATCGCCGTGACGGATTCGCAGATCATTTCTACGCGTGCCGATGGGGTTATCCTTGTCGTCAACTCGGACAAAACGAAGCGTGATGCTGTAATGAAAGCGAAGCAAAACCTTGATAACGTTCGAGCTAGAATACTCGGCGTCGTTCTGAACAATGTGGATCGTAAGAACAAAGATGCATATTACTATTATTACGGTGAAAGTCAATAA
- a CDS encoding S-layer homology domain-containing protein: MTMKKKLAVTTLSASILLASLAGLPLSEKGFADKLGISVGVASADTVATTTAVTPLGMLNGLHGELVKDVQGLSDVKATRDYVAAHNFTDSEMQTILGPVWTKLAPAGVNVTPVFALFNSLDLFYDESGNNIDALVQNTNIRAAINTLFTYKSLPGINDQYGLSKQSVIDFQEAAIAALKSKKNDLLASVLVALSNSGSTQDILNTVNSIVKAELSDDNLLIYNFLKAYHITLDDLNVVQDNIANAVGAKALSARAALVSAGVRYVLAGDIAYVPTTVTTNSVKPGLTVFGSNLINNYLTWSLQTGTVDHVKFTNDGTLVLDGANAGSGKIQARDSKFGLLLYISATISLNNSSSTDPGTGTSPADTKKDPAEQGKADLDKLIKDLVGATDEKKSEIFKKAQDAIKNAIAQLATLDLKSSIKVEGNVAKPTLNNADLTKKMKEVADKAKALNDQLQKLNPQAKPEKVELKLDFGTTTAKTTEIPFAKELLDSAKENGIDTVSVSMNGLTLGVSPTEFSKDTTLKVSKQDKTEATDVTKLNVVSDVFNFEFTSGGNEIHTFNKPVTLQLPIENTSNVDTDLLTLAKIINGKLEYYGGSYQNGTFSAKRNGFSTYTVVENKVSFGDTTSVKAWAGRQIQVAAAKGILEGRAEQTFDPNGFVTRAEFAKMIVKTFSLQDDQATENFADVSDSDWYKVYVASAVKNGIVNGKEAGKFDPNGKITRAEMAVMSSRALALKGVTLNPAKVDEVLKGFTDATAINTSLKDGVALAANEGIIIGEEGNAFNPNANSTRAQAAVVIYRLLNK; the protein is encoded by the coding sequence ATGACGATGAAAAAGAAATTAGCCGTAACGACACTATCAGCAAGCATCTTGCTTGCATCCCTTGCTGGACTTCCATTAAGCGAGAAAGGGTTTGCCGATAAGTTGGGGATTTCTGTTGGGGTGGCTTCGGCTGATACAGTAGCAACTACTACTGCTGTTACTCCACTAGGTATGTTGAATGGCCTGCACGGTGAACTTGTTAAAGATGTACAAGGGTTATCTGATGTGAAAGCGACAAGAGATTATGTGGCTGCTCATAACTTTACTGATTCAGAAATGCAAACCATTCTCGGGCCTGTTTGGACGAAATTAGCTCCTGCTGGCGTAAATGTTACTCCAGTGTTTGCACTTTTTAATAGCTTGGATTTATTCTATGACGAGTCTGGAAATAACATTGATGCTTTAGTTCAAAATACAAATATTCGTGCTGCAATCAATACGCTGTTCACTTATAAATCACTTCCTGGCATTAATGATCAGTATGGACTAAGCAAACAAAGCGTAATTGATTTTCAAGAAGCAGCAATCGCAGCATTGAAATCTAAAAAAAATGACTTATTGGCAAGTGTTCTCGTAGCGTTATCTAACAGCGGCAGTACACAAGATATATTAAATACCGTAAATTCAATTGTTAAAGCTGAACTATCCGATGATAATCTACTTATTTATAACTTCCTAAAGGCTTATCATATTACCCTGGATGATCTCAATGTAGTTCAAGATAACATTGCTAATGCTGTAGGAGCCAAAGCTTTATCGGCAAGGGCAGCGCTCGTTTCGGCTGGAGTAAGATACGTACTTGCTGGAGATATCGCATACGTTCCTACTACAGTAACTACGAACTCTGTTAAACCTGGGTTGACCGTGTTTGGTTCAAATTTAATTAACAACTATTTGACTTGGAGCCTTCAAACAGGAACAGTTGACCATGTGAAATTCACAAATGATGGTACTCTTGTACTGGACGGAGCAAACGCTGGCAGCGGCAAGATTCAAGCACGTGATTCCAAATTTGGGCTTCTCTTGTATATCTCGGCCACGATATCCTTAAATAATTCATCCAGCACTGATCCTGGCACTGGAACTTCACCAGCAGATACTAAAAAGGATCCAGCAGAGCAAGGTAAAGCTGATTTAGATAAGTTGATCAAGGATCTTGTTGGTGCAACCGATGAGAAAAAATCCGAAATCTTCAAAAAAGCACAAGATGCTATTAAAAATGCCATCGCACAACTAGCCACACTTGACCTGAAATCATCGATTAAAGTAGAAGGTAATGTAGCGAAACCGACGCTGAATAACGCTGATCTTACAAAGAAAATGAAAGAAGTTGCCGATAAAGCCAAGGCACTGAATGATCAATTGCAGAAGTTGAACCCACAAGCGAAACCAGAGAAAGTCGAGCTGAAATTGGATTTTGGTACAACCACTGCCAAAACGACTGAAATTCCGTTCGCTAAAGAATTGCTTGATTCTGCGAAAGAGAATGGTATTGATACCGTATCCGTCTCCATGAATGGTCTTACATTAGGTGTTAGTCCTACAGAGTTTAGTAAAGATACGACGCTAAAGGTGTCTAAACAAGATAAGACTGAAGCAACGGACGTAACAAAACTAAATGTTGTATCTGATGTATTTAATTTTGAATTTACATCTGGCGGAAATGAAATTCACACATTCAATAAGCCTGTTACTCTACAACTTCCAATTGAGAATACATCCAATGTAGATACAGATTTGCTGACCCTTGCGAAAATTATCAATGGCAAATTAGAGTACTACGGCGGTAGCTATCAAAACGGCACTTTTAGCGCCAAACGTAACGGCTTCTCCACGTATACCGTTGTTGAGAATAAAGTATCTTTCGGCGATACAACATCCGTTAAGGCATGGGCTGGTCGACAAATTCAAGTAGCTGCGGCAAAAGGCATTCTTGAAGGTCGTGCGGAGCAAACCTTCGATCCGAATGGATTTGTTACACGTGCTGAATTTGCGAAAATGATCGTCAAAACATTCTCCTTGCAAGATGATCAAGCAACTGAAAACTTCGCTGATGTGAGCGATTCCGACTGGTACAAAGTCTACGTTGCATCTGCAGTTAAAAACGGCATCGTGAACGGCAAAGAAGCGGGTAAATTTGACCCTAACGGTAAAATTACGCGTGCCGAAATGGCTGTTATGTCCTCCAGAGCGCTTGCGCTTAAAGGCGTAACGCTAAATCCAGCTAAAGTGGATGAAGTTCTTAAAGGTTTCACGGATGCAACAGCGATTAACACGTCTTTGAAAGATGGCGTTGCTCTGGCAGCAAATGAAGGCATCATTATCGGTGAAGAAGGCAACGCATTTAATCCAAATGCTAACTCCACTCGTGCACAAGCCGCTGTTGTTATCTATCGTTTGCTGAATAAATAA
- a CDS encoding MFS transporter, protein MYMKIKSWLQSRVNTLPAEKKLSNEAVISLVIHSIFQFGASMSGVFLNLYLWRLTHSVVINGTYSMIVYILTPIGFSIGGYLIKKKDRMVSYRLGIVLIGIFYLSVCIAGERLVDYYVLFAIFNGIAGAFYWVGYLTLMYDVSTERNRIRYLAFNMMFFTAATLAGPALAGYIIRLKEGLSGYTIVFAIAFFMFVLAAIISLKIKASGGHHRVYYLKYTGLIMKKKQDWMKALLGFFGMGLLQGTMLFLPNILLFKVLPREDLVGYLGVLYSSLSIVMGVFISKYANASKSRLYLLVSTIGYLVGISFIIGSLTIWSVVGFMILYSIFAPLQGNTMTGYYYSLIAKLPLKGELKVESVVVREFFLNVGRVISIIVLILFGSDLDGGLIPWILMLASLTQFGIVWTVKNR, encoded by the coding sequence ATGTATATGAAAATCAAGTCTTGGCTGCAGAGCAGAGTGAATACGCTTCCTGCGGAGAAAAAGCTAAGTAATGAAGCCGTTATCTCATTAGTCATTCATTCCATTTTCCAATTCGGCGCATCGATGTCAGGTGTGTTCCTCAATCTGTACTTATGGCGGCTCACACATAGTGTCGTTATCAACGGGACGTACAGCATGATCGTGTACATATTAACTCCCATTGGATTCTCCATAGGCGGCTATCTGATTAAGAAAAAGGATCGGATGGTATCCTACCGCTTGGGGATTGTACTGATCGGAATCTTCTATTTAAGCGTGTGTATTGCCGGGGAGCGGCTTGTGGATTACTATGTGTTGTTCGCGATCTTCAATGGAATTGCCGGAGCGTTCTATTGGGTGGGTTATTTGACCCTGATGTATGATGTGTCCACGGAGAGGAATCGGATTCGCTACCTCGCTTTTAATATGATGTTTTTCACCGCGGCAACGTTGGCGGGTCCTGCTCTGGCAGGATACATAATTCGGCTAAAAGAGGGCCTTAGCGGCTATACGATCGTCTTCGCCATCGCTTTCTTCATGTTCGTTCTGGCGGCGATTATTTCCTTGAAAATTAAGGCCTCTGGGGGCCATCATCGCGTGTATTATTTGAAATACACAGGTCTTATCATGAAGAAGAAACAGGATTGGATGAAGGCGCTTCTAGGCTTCTTCGGTATGGGACTGCTGCAGGGGACGATGTTATTTTTGCCTAATATTTTGTTGTTTAAGGTATTGCCGCGTGAGGATCTTGTTGGGTATCTTGGCGTTTTGTATTCGAGCTTGAGCATCGTGATGGGCGTCTTTATTTCCAAATACGCGAATGCGAGCAAATCTCGGCTCTATTTGTTGGTCTCGACGATTGGTTATCTTGTCGGAATTTCCTTCATTATAGGAAGCCTAACGATTTGGTCAGTCGTGGGCTTTATGATCCTGTATTCCATCTTCGCGCCGCTGCAAGGGAACACGATGACGGGCTATTACTACAGCCTAATCGCCAAACTTCCGCTCAAAGGAGAGTTGAAGGTGGAAAGTGTTGTCGTGCGAGAATTTTTCCTAAATGTGGGGCGTGTCATCTCGATTATTGTGCTCATCTTGTTCGGTAGCGATTTGGATGGCGGTCTTATTCCGTGGATCTTAATGCTGGCCTCGCTTACTCAGTTTGGCATCGTGTGGACGGTAAAAAATCGATAG
- a CDS encoding tyrosine-protein phosphatase — MIDIHSHILPDLDDGATDLDHAIQMARQAAQQGITAVIATPHHRNGRYMNEASFVSEQVQRFQEELIERQIPLRVHAGQEVRVYRELIEDIEMKRTSTLNGSRYLLLEFPSDRISAGIEELLHELLLMDIVPIITHPERNREIVENPKKLLELVQLGALTQVTAHALLGDFGRSIQSFSLELCRNHLTHFIASDAHNTAKRGFALAQAYEVVRKELGPDYVSTFQNNANRIIHNLSIETLPPVWPKSKWFQFWKSK, encoded by the coding sequence ATGATTGATATACATAGTCATATACTACCAGATCTCGACGATGGGGCCACTGATTTGGACCATGCGATTCAGATGGCTAGACAAGCGGCCCAGCAGGGGATCACGGCTGTCATTGCAACCCCGCATCATCGCAATGGTAGATATATGAATGAAGCTAGTTTCGTCAGCGAACAGGTACAACGATTTCAAGAGGAGCTCATTGAGCGCCAAATTCCGCTTCGTGTGCATGCGGGCCAAGAAGTTCGGGTGTACCGTGAGCTGATTGAAGATATAGAAATGAAGCGGACCAGCACATTAAATGGTTCACGCTACTTGCTGCTCGAGTTTCCATCTGATCGAATCTCCGCTGGCATCGAAGAGTTGCTGCATGAACTCCTGCTCATGGATATCGTACCGATTATTACGCATCCCGAGCGCAATCGAGAAATCGTGGAGAACCCGAAGAAATTGCTGGAGTTGGTCCAACTCGGAGCTTTGACACAAGTGACAGCCCATGCCTTACTGGGGGATTTCGGTCGATCCATCCAGTCTTTTTCCTTGGAGTTATGCCGGAATCATTTGACTCATTTCATTGCGTCGGATGCCCACAACACTGCCAAGCGTGGGTTCGCTCTTGCACAAGCGTATGAAGTTGTGCGAAAGGAACTAGGCCCCGATTATGTGAGCACGTTCCAAAACAATGCCAACAGGATCATACATAATTTATCTATTGAAACACTTCCTCCTGTTTGGCCGAAATCAAAATGGTTTCAGTTTTGGAAATCCAAATAA